One genomic region from Camelus bactrianus isolate YW-2024 breed Bactrian camel chromosome 3, ASM4877302v1, whole genome shotgun sequence encodes:
- the LOC105068166 gene encoding LOW QUALITY PROTEIN: olfactory receptor 11L1-like (The sequence of the model RefSeq protein was modified relative to this genomic sequence to represent the inferred CDS: inserted 1 base in 1 codon) — MNIANQTRVTEFIFLGFSGVLYLRLVLFVMFLTVYLLSLMGNTVIIFIVLMDSXLQTPMHIFLGNLSFLEIWYTTATVPKLLATCVSQVVTISVSGCVAQYDFFFSMRATECILLAVMAYDRYLAICSPLRSSFLMSLPVCLRFAAGSWIGGFVAPLLPTILISYLDFCGPQKINHFFCDSDPIFKLSCSDTFLVEALGYTFSSVVILSSFLLTMSSYGHIVVTIIRLSSREARKKTFSTCASHLTVVTIYYGTIIFAYVRPPAKYNFTTGKAVSVIYCVVTPLVNPLVYTLRNKDVKKAFRKVLTRKTLLLAKSTQEI, encoded by the exons ATGAATATAGCAAACCAAACGAGAGTGACAGAGTTCATCTTCCTGGGGTTTTCTGGCGTGCTGTATCTGCGGCTTGTGTTATTTGTGATGTTTCTCACTGTATATCTGCTCTCCCTCATGGGAAACACCGTCATCATTTTCATCGTTCTGATGGACT ATCTCCAAACACCCATGCACATTTTCTTAGGAAATCTGTCCTTCCTAGAGATCTGGTACACCACAGCCACAGTGCCTAAGTTGCTGGCCACCTGTGTCTCACAGGTTGTCACCATCTCTGTTTCTGGTTGTGTGGCCCAATatgacttctttttctctatgAGAGCTACGGAGTGCATCCTGCTGGCTGTGATGGCCTATGACCGGTACCTGGCCATCTGCAGCCCTCTGAGGTCCTCATTCCTCATGAGTCTTCCCGTGTGCCTGCGGTTTGCAGCTGGATCTTGGATTGGGGGCTTCGTTGCCCCCCTCCTACCTACCATACTCATCTCTTACCTAGACTTTTGTGGACCCCAGAAGATCAATCATTTCTTCTGTGACTCAGACCCAATTTTTAAACTCTCTTGCTCAGATACATTCTTGGTGGAGGCCTTGGGCTATACGTTTAGTTCTGTTGTGATTCTAAGTTCTTTTCTTCTCACCATGTCCTCCTATGGGCACATCGTGGTCACAATCATCAGGCTGTCCTCCCGGGAAGCACGGAAGAAAACTTTCTCCACCTGCGCGTCCCACCTCACCGTGGTCACCATCTACTATGGCACCATTATCTTTGCCTATGTTCGCCCTCCTGCCAAGTACAACTTCACCACGGGTAAAGCAGTCTCGGTGATCTACTGTGTGGTCACCCCATTGGTAAACCCTCTGGTATACACCCTAAGAAATAAAGATGTGAAGAAAGCTTTCAGAAAAGTTCTAACAAGAAAGACATTGCTCTTGGCCAAAAGTACGCAGGAGATTTGA